The following are from one region of the Gossypium hirsutum isolate 1008001.06 chromosome D03, Gossypium_hirsutum_v2.1, whole genome shotgun sequence genome:
- the LOC107949849 gene encoding PHD finger protein MALE MEIOCYTE DEATH 1, giving the protein MSIPILETCRKRKRRPKLFGLHSFAEPGCPINPIGPFRDNIRIFLKQCAEPEEYCVKGMPLWCTLLVRDKSCVVPLYTIEEGVNHSLNPFCDHCRCTGWGNHLVSKRKYHVVIPNDRDWNKPLEDNVLNIHSHLLHGLIHCNGFGHLLCINGIEGGSKYLYGREIMDLWDRICEILKARKISVEDASKKHGMDLRLLHGVAYGHTWFGRWGYKFCRGSYGVSEENYDRAIEIVSFQKLDKIIQDFSDREQSRQIKCMVQHYRDLSESQLVTIRDLFKFMLTIKSRSALQKKLVAATAAPSASVQKNSIRISFHKKDNSKEKYLRCKRFTSVIAHMDSRWPAKRLEFAAEVIVDALKQHKSEVGHGGMTRQDLRDAARMHIGDTGLLDYVLKSMNNVIVGCHIVRRGINSARVLEYTIDDVDPVKDLKLLEATEEIHQKPLPDLLPAPAPVPGTDVYNDVVYLYNNTLLNYPESELLELATQAVLDSKHFVKDRPFRDEDDQLLRFFCQVMPGLFDAENMATETSPAGELVMVPLHATVFDLKQAAEKALRDTYCIMDKFVVTEVDNLGEMEDRDVLFGALESGAEILVRGSGIDLDSNLKHEGGADNWIVRCECGARDDDGERMIACDICEVWQHTRCCGIEDSEAVPPLFVCPGCCTSFGPPMTNSPLEFQCSDDLLLDSATMYGMDYEYDNCIGLLQ; this is encoded by the exons ATGTCGATCCCAATCCTAGAGACGTGCAGGAAAAGAAAGAGAAGGCCAAAGTTATTTGGGTTACATTCATTTGCAGAACCTGGTTGCCCAATAAACCCCATCGGTCCTTTCCGGGATAACATCCGTATTTTCCTTAAACAATGTGCTGAGCCCGAAGAGTACTGTGTCAAAGGAATGCCCCTTTGGTGCACCCTTCTTGTTCGTGACAAGAGCTGCGTCGTCCCTCTTTACACCATTGAAGAAGGTGTTAACCACTCTTTAAACCCTTTCTGTGATCACTGCAGGTGTACAG GTTGGGGCAACCATTTAGTTTCCAAGAGGAAGTATCATGTGGTAATACCAAATGATCGAGACTGGAATAAGCCTTTAGAGGATAATGTATTAAACATCCATTCCCATCTCTTACATGGGTTGATTCACTGTAATGGATTTGGTCATCTACTCTGCATCAACGGAATTGAAGGTGGTTCTAAGTATCTCTATGGCAGAGAAATCATGGATCTCTGGGATCGTATTTGTGAAATTCTTAAAGCTCG GAAAATCTCGGTGGAGGATGCATCGAAGAAGCACGGTATGGATCTACGTTTGCTTCATGGAGTCGCATATGGACATACATGGTTTGGTCGTTGGGGTTACAAGTTCTGCCGTGGAAGCTATGGTGTTTCAGAGGAAAATTATGATAGAGCAATTGAAATAGTCAGCTTCCAGAAACTTGACAAAATCATTCAAGACTTCAGTGACAGGGAGCAAAGCAGACAAATCAAGTGCATGGTTCAGCATTATAGAGATCTTAGTGAGAGCCAGTTGGTCACAATCCGAGATCTTTTCAAGTTTATGCTCACTATCAAATCTCGTAGCGCATTGCAGAAGAAATTAGTAGCAGCTACTGCTGCTCCTTCAGCTTCTGTACAGAAAAATTCCATCAGAATATCGTTCCATAAGAAGGACAATTCGAAGGAAAAATATTTGAGATGCAAGAGGTTTACTAGTGTCATAGCTCATATGGATAGCCGATGGCCTGCAAAAAGGCTAGAATTTGCAGCAGAGGTGATTGTAGATGCTTTGAAGCAACATAAATCTGAGGTCGGTCATGGTGGGATGACAAGGCAGGATCTAAGAGATGCAGCTCGGATGCATATCGGTGATACGGGTTTGCTGGATTACGTATTGAAATCAATGAACAATGTAATCGTTGGATGTCACATTGTGCGTCGTGGAATTAACTCAGCTCGGGTTTTAGAATACACAATTGATGACGTAGATCCAGTTAAGGACCTTAAGTTGTTAGAAGCAACAGAGGAAATACATCAAAAACCTCTACCAGATCTTTTGCCTGCTCCTGCTCCTGTCCCTGGAACTGATGTTTATAATGATGTGGTGTATTTGTATAATAACACACTACTGAACTATCCAGAATCAGAATTGCTGGAACTTGCCACCCAGGCAGTTCTAGATAGCAAACACTTCGTGAAGGATCGGCCATTTAGAGATGAAGATGACCAGTTGTTGAGATTCTTTTGCCAAGTCATGCCTGGTTTGTTTGATGCAGAGAACATGGCAACTGAGACATCACCTGCTGGTGAACTTGTCATGGTTCCATTACATGCCACAGTTTTTGACCTAAAACAAGCTGCTGAAAAAGCATTGAGGGATACTTATTGTATTATGGATAAGTTTGTGGTGACAGAGGTTGACAACCTAGGTGAAATGGAAGATAGGGATGTACTGTTTGGAGCACTTGAGTCAGGTGCAGAAATTCTGGTCAGAGGGAGTGGAATAGATTTGGACAGTAATCTGAAGCATGAAGGCGGTGCGGACAATTGGATTGTCAGATGTGAATGTGGGGCTCGAGATGATGATGGGGAGAGGATGATTGCATGTGACATTTGTGAGGTGTGGCAGCACACACGCTGCTGTGGCATAGAGGACTCTGAGGCTGTGCCACCATTGTTTGTGTGCCCAGGGTGCTGCACTTCTTTTGGACCACCTATGACCAACTCTCCCCTAGAATTTCAGTGTTCTGATGATCTGCTATTGGACTCGGCCACTATGTATGGGATGGACTACGAGTATGACAACTGCATTGGGCTGCTACAATGA